Proteins encoded by one window of Ascochyta rabiei chromosome 1, complete sequence:
- a CDS encoding Malate dehydrogenase (oxaloacetate-decarboxylating) (NADP(+)) yields MTQSTSNTQRPVATRQLTTTSGDFCQSNSPDVRKHLGTYGLTPPAVESYDVQAQRCLRLLAMKATPLEKFQYLTHLKASNVHLFYRLLSQNIKELTPLIYTPTVGEACVRWHEIWTQPEGMYLSFSDRGNLRQILDNWPHDVDITVLTDGSRILGLGDLGVNGMGIPVGKLSLYTACAGIRPEATLPLTLDLGTNNKALREDPLYMGSRLPKVTAEEEKEFLDELMAALTDKWPNIVIQFEDFKNPFPALERYQNTYSMFNDDVQGTGAVIVGGFINAVKASGVPVKDHKAIFLGAGSAGVGVAKQIVEFFKKEGLTEEEARRKFWFVDSNGLVTHDRGDKLAEHKVYFARDDNNGRQYQSLARLIDYVQPTILMGLSTIGGAFNKEILQKMAKLNNHPVIFPLSNPSSKSECTFEEAVLNTEGRCLFASGSPFPSMEYNGKLLTPGQGNNMYVFPGIGLGAILSKATSVTQDMIYASAESLSTSLNKQEVADGWLYPDIRRIREVSVVVTRGVIRAAQQNGVDRASELRDLSDEELDAYIVESMYNPFKDGEQLGEEVAQLVAQTNGVNGVTNGVTHSHL; encoded by the exons ATGACTCAATCCACCTCCAACACACAGCGCCCTGTCGCCACCAGGCAACTGACCACAAC GAGCGGTGACTTTTGCCAGTCAAACTCTCCAGATGTCCGCAAGCACCTTGGCACATACGGACTGACTCCCCCTGCCGTCGAGAGCTACGATGTGCAAGCCCAGCGAT GCCTGAGGCTCCTTGCCATGAAGGCGACCCCCCTTGAGAAGTTCCAGTACCTTACCCACCTCAAGGCCTCCAACGTGCACCTGTTCTACAGGCTGCTCTCGCAGAACATCAAG GAATTGACTCCCCTCATCTACACCCCCACCGTCGGCGAGGCCTGCGTAAGATGGCACGAGATCTGGACACAGCCCGAGGGCATGTACCTCTCGTTCAGCGACCGTGGCAACCTCCGCCAAATCCTCGACAACTGGCCACACGACGTCGACATCACCGTTCTCACAGACGGCTCTCGTATTCTGGGTCTTGGAGATCTCGGTGTGAACGGCATGGGTATCCCCGTAGGCAAGCTGTCTCTGTACACTGCCTGCGCTGGTATCCGTCCTGAGGCCACTCTCCCTCTCACCCTCGATCTGGGCACAAACAACAAGGCTCTCCGCGAGGACCCCTTGTACATGGGCTCCAGGCTGCCCAAGGTCACCGctgaggaggagaaggagttCCTTGACGAGCTCATGGCCGCCCTGACAGACAAGTGGCCCAA CATCGTTATCCAGTTTGAGGACTTCAAGAACCCTTTCCCCGCCCTCGAGCGCTACCAGAACACATACAGCATGTTCAACGACGACGTCCAGGGAACTGGCGCCGTCATCGTCGGTGGCTTCATCAACGCTGTCAAGGCGTCCGGTGTCCCCGTCAAGGATCACAAGGCCATCTTCCTCGGTGCCGGCAGTGCTGGTGTCGGTGTTGCCAAGCAAATCGTTGAGTTCTTCAAGAAGGAGGGCTTGACAGAGGAGGAGGCTCGCCGCAAGTTCTGGTTCGTCGACTCCAACGGTCTCGTTACCCACGACCGCGGCGACAAGCTTGCCGAGCACAAGGTCTACTTTGCCCGTGACGACAACAACGGCCGTCAGTACCAGTCTCTTGCTCGCCTGATCGACTACGTCCAGCCCACAATTCTTATGGGTCTGTCCACCATCGGCGGTGCTTTCAACAAGGAGATCCTCCAGAAGATGGCCAAGTTGAACAACCACCCCGTCATCTTCCCGTTGTCCAACCCCTCCAGCAAGTCTGAGTGCACATTCGAGGAGGCTGTCCTCAACACCGAGGGTCGCTGCCTGTTCGCTTCCGGCTCACCGTTCCCATCCATGGAGTACAACGGAAAGCTTCTCACCCCCGGCCAGGGCAACAACATGTATGTTTTCCCTGGTATTGGACTCGGTGCCATCCTTTCCAAGGCCACATCCGTCACACAAGACATGATATACGCATCTGCCGAATCCCTCTCCACATCCCTGAACAAGCAGGAGGTTGCCGATGGCTGGCTGTACCCTGATATCCGCCGCATCCGTGAGGTTTCCGTTGTTGTCACTCGTGGTGTCATCCGTGCCGCCCAGCAGAACGGTGTCGACCGTGCCTCTGAGCTCCGCGACCTCTCTGACGAGGAGCTTGATGCTTACATCGTCGAGAGCATGTACAACCCCTTCAAGGACGGCGAGCAGCTTGGCGAGGAGGTCGCGCAGCTCGTTGCTCAGACAAACGGTGTCAACGGCGTCACCAACGGCGTCACCCACTCCCATCTATAA